A genomic window from Massilia sp. METH4 includes:
- a CDS encoding MlaD family protein → MTDLPPPAVDRPSRWLPSLIWLIPVVAAIIGATQVVNWMTSRGPTVTVSFATGEGLEAGKTKVKYKDVDIGEVVAVTLAEDGDRVLAKIQMAREARRFAAEDTRFWVVRPQIGASGVSGLGTLLSGPYIGAAPGTKDATATDFVGLDRPPAVPPGLKGREYRLHADSLGSVSIGSPVYYRRVRVGQVAAFELDREGDGIDMSVFIEDRYVGFVGVDTRWWHASGVDLRLDAAGFKLNTQSLAALATGGIAFESGNGRKPAQAAPAGTRFILADDRAAALRAPDGPAVAAVLYFDQSLRGLVPGAPVDFRGIVLGEVRAVGVEFDRKRRAFRMPVTIDLYPGRLGKRFLDAYSGDMQAGHDTMARMIGRGLRGQLRTGSLLTNQLYVALDFFPDAPKAELVVEPDRLVLPTVPGSLDELQSQLQSIARKLDKVPFDEIGTNLNRTLVQANGTLAELTTTLERVDGEVLPEVKDTLAAARKTFASAENLLAQDAPLQSDLRQALQEVTRTMQSVEALADYLERHPESLIRGKPQEKKK, encoded by the coding sequence ATGACTGACCTTCCACCTCCCGCCGTCGATCGGCCCAGCCGGTGGCTGCCATCGCTGATCTGGCTGATTCCCGTGGTTGCCGCGATCATCGGCGCCACGCAGGTCGTGAACTGGATGACCAGCCGCGGCCCCACGGTCACCGTCAGCTTCGCCACCGGCGAAGGGCTGGAGGCGGGCAAGACCAAGGTGAAGTACAAGGATGTCGACATCGGCGAAGTGGTCGCCGTCACCCTGGCCGAGGATGGCGACCGGGTGCTGGCGAAGATCCAGATGGCGCGCGAAGCCCGGCGCTTCGCGGCCGAGGATACGCGCTTCTGGGTGGTGCGGCCGCAGATCGGCGCGAGCGGCGTGTCCGGCCTGGGCACGCTGCTGTCCGGCCCCTACATCGGCGCCGCGCCGGGCACGAAGGACGCGACGGCGACCGATTTCGTCGGCCTGGACCGGCCCCCGGCCGTGCCCCCGGGCCTGAAGGGGCGCGAATACCGGCTGCATGCGGACAGCCTGGGGTCGGTGAGCATCGGCTCGCCCGTGTATTACCGGCGCGTGCGCGTGGGGCAGGTGGCCGCCTTCGAGCTCGATCGCGAAGGCGACGGCATCGACATGTCGGTATTCATCGAGGATCGCTACGTGGGCTTCGTGGGCGTCGACACGCGCTGGTGGCATGCCAGCGGCGTCGACCTGCGGCTCGACGCGGCCGGCTTCAAACTGAACACCCAGTCGCTGGCGGCACTGGCCACCGGCGGCATCGCCTTCGAATCCGGCAACGGCCGCAAGCCGGCGCAGGCGGCACCGGCGGGCACGCGCTTCATCCTGGCCGACGACCGCGCGGCGGCGCTGCGGGCACCGGACGGCCCGGCCGTGGCGGCGGTGCTGTACTTCGACCAGTCGCTGCGCGGCCTGGTGCCGGGCGCGCCGGTCGACTTCCGCGGCATCGTGCTGGGCGAGGTGCGCGCAGTGGGCGTGGAATTCGACCGCAAGCGCCGGGCATTCCGCATGCCGGTGACGATCGACCTGTATCCAGGCCGCCTCGGCAAGCGCTTCCTGGACGCCTATTCCGGCGACATGCAGGCCGGGCACGACACGATGGCGCGCATGATCGGCCGCGGCCTGCGCGGCCAGCTGCGCACCGGCAGCCTGCTGACGAACCAGCTCTACGTCGCGCTGGACTTCTTCCCGGATGCGCCGAAGGCGGAGCTGGTGGTGGAACCGGACCGCCTGGTGCTGCCCACGGTCCCGGGCTCGCTGGACGAGCTGCAAAGCCAGCTGCAGAGCATCGCCCGCAAGCTCGACAAGGTGCCGTTCGACGAGATCGGCACGAACCTGAACCGCACGCTGGTGCAGGCCAACGGCACGCTGGCCGAACTCACCACCACGCTGGAGCGGGTCGATGGCGAAGTGCTGCCGGAAGTGAAGGACACGCTGGCGGCCGCCCGCAAGACCTTCGCGAGCGCGGAAAACCTGCTGGCGCAGGATGCGCCGCTGCAATCGGACCTGCGGCAAGCCTTGCAGGAAGTGACGCGCACCATGCAGTCGGTGGAAGCGCTGGCCGACTACCTCGAGCGGCACCCGGAATCGCTGATCCGCGGCAAACCCCAGGAGAAGAAGAAATGA
- a CDS encoding paraquat-inducible protein A, whose product MTEGEPIGCHDCGALHRWHALSDGQRARCTRCASVLYKWYATGPAPTPASMVAITLGAVLTYLIAQCFPIVELELNGLTSGVTLLQAVGVLWNERMEVIAAMVFFFAIAFPALELGALLYVSLGLLKGRLVPGFHLLLRVVQGARHWAMTEVLMVGILITAIKMTGLARVIPHPGLFAFAALTILGAVVLRYEPRALWTLGDRFMPPRPPVTLAADAHPLECRSCGLVNQDRPEGGHCCRCGAVLHHRVPNSITWTWALLAAATLLYVPANILPVMYTESIGGTEGDTITSGVLLFWNTGSPGLAIVIFVASVLVPVSKLVALAVLAGTAQWRSRWAPAGRTRVYRMVEFIGRWSMLDIFVVTLTVALVRFQALAVITAGPGALAFGCVVILTMIASALFDPRLIWDPIDNEAMSGAKHD is encoded by the coding sequence GTGACCGAGGGCGAACCGATCGGCTGCCACGACTGCGGCGCGCTGCACCGCTGGCATGCGCTGTCGGACGGGCAGCGGGCGCGCTGCACGCGCTGCGCCAGCGTGCTGTACAAATGGTATGCCACCGGCCCCGCGCCGACGCCGGCCTCGATGGTGGCCATCACGCTGGGCGCCGTGCTCACCTACCTGATCGCCCAGTGCTTTCCCATCGTGGAGCTGGAATTGAACGGCCTGACGTCCGGCGTGACGCTGCTGCAAGCCGTGGGCGTGCTGTGGAACGAGCGCATGGAGGTGATCGCGGCCATGGTGTTCTTCTTCGCCATCGCCTTCCCGGCGCTGGAGCTGGGGGCCTTGCTGTACGTGTCGCTCGGCTTGCTGAAGGGGCGGCTCGTGCCGGGGTTCCACCTGCTGCTGCGGGTGGTGCAGGGCGCGCGGCACTGGGCGATGACGGAAGTGCTCATGGTCGGCATTCTCATCACCGCCATCAAGATGACGGGCCTGGCGCGCGTGATTCCCCATCCGGGCCTGTTCGCCTTCGCCGCGCTGACGATCCTGGGCGCGGTGGTGCTGCGCTACGAGCCGCGCGCGCTGTGGACGCTGGGCGACCGGTTCATGCCGCCGCGCCCTCCGGTCACGTTGGCGGCGGACGCGCACCCGCTCGAATGCCGCAGCTGCGGCCTCGTCAACCAGGATCGCCCCGAAGGCGGGCATTGCTGCCGCTGCGGCGCCGTGCTGCACCACCGCGTGCCGAACAGCATCACCTGGACGTGGGCGTTGCTCGCCGCGGCGACGCTGCTCTACGTGCCGGCCAATATCCTGCCTGTGATGTACACGGAATCGATCGGCGGCACGGAAGGCGACACGATCACGAGCGGGGTGCTGCTGTTCTGGAACACCGGCTCGCCGGGGCTGGCGATCGTGATCTTCGTGGCGAGCGTGCTGGTGCCCGTGTCGAAGCTGGTGGCCCTGGCCGTGCTGGCCGGAACGGCGCAGTGGCGCTCGCGCTGGGCGCCGGCCGGGCGCACGCGCGTCTATCGCATGGTGGAATTCATCGGGCGCTGGTCGATGCTCGATATCTTCGTGGTCACGCTGACCGTGGCGCTGGTGCGCTTCCAGGCCCTGGCCGTGATCACCGCCGGCCCCGGCGCGCTCGCCTTCGGCTGCGTGGTGATCCTGACGATGATCGCCTCCGCGCTGTTCGACCCGCGCCTGATCTGGGACCCCATCGATAATGAAGCAATGAGCGGAGCAAAGCATGACTGA
- a CDS encoding AI-2E family transporter has translation MKRYTLPQSSFLFLLGLVTLAFFWILLPFSGAVFWGVVFSIVFAPLYAQILNAVGNRPNSAALLSLLVIILMVLMPLAMITASLVDQASGVYLMIESGQIDFGRMFQQVINGLPGWAVTLLDRFELTNMASLQAKLTAAAAQISQTTARYAIDFGRNAFDFLVSTTVMLYLLFFLFRDGRTLAARIKRAVPLASRYKKPLFDNFTTVIRATVKGNVLVAMAQGALGGLIFWLLDVPGPLLWAVIMAFLSLLPAVGAAIIWGPVAIYFLVTGSVWQGVVLAAYGVLVIGLVDNLLRPVLVGKDTKLPDYIVLLSTIGGMALFGLNGFVIGPVIAALFIAAWDLFSNADEFHGE, from the coding sequence ATGAAGCGCTATACCCTGCCGCAATCCTCGTTCCTGTTCCTGCTCGGCCTCGTCACGCTGGCCTTTTTCTGGATCCTGCTGCCGTTCTCCGGCGCCGTGTTCTGGGGCGTCGTGTTCTCGATCGTGTTCGCGCCGCTGTATGCGCAGATCCTCAATGCCGTGGGCAACCGGCCGAACTCCGCCGCCCTGCTGTCGCTGCTCGTCATCATCCTGATGGTGCTCATGCCGCTGGCGATGATCACGGCCTCGCTCGTCGATCAGGCGAGCGGCGTCTACCTGATGATCGAGTCCGGCCAGATCGACTTCGGCCGCATGTTCCAGCAGGTGATCAATGGCCTCCCCGGCTGGGCCGTGACCCTGCTGGACCGCTTCGAGCTGACCAATATGGCGTCGCTGCAAGCCAAGCTGACCGCGGCCGCCGCGCAGATCAGCCAGACCACGGCGCGCTATGCGATCGACTTCGGCCGCAACGCGTTCGACTTCCTCGTCAGCACCACCGTCATGCTGTACCTGCTGTTCTTCCTGTTCCGCGACGGCCGCACGCTGGCGGCGCGCATCAAGCGCGCCGTGCCGCTGGCCTCGCGCTACAAGAAGCCGCTGTTCGACAATTTCACGACCGTGATCCGCGCCACCGTGAAGGGCAATGTGCTGGTGGCCATGGCTCAGGGCGCGCTGGGCGGCCTGATCTTCTGGCTGCTGGACGTGCCCGGTCCGCTGCTGTGGGCCGTGATCATGGCCTTCCTGTCGCTGCTGCCCGCCGTGGGCGCCGCGATCATCTGGGGACCGGTGGCGATCTATTTCCTCGTCACGGGATCGGTGTGGCAGGGCGTGGTACTTGCGGCATACGGCGTGCTGGTGATCGGCCTGGTCGACAACCTGCTGCGCCCCGTCCTGGTGGGCAAGGACACCAAGCTGCCCGACTACATCGTGCTGCTGTCGACCATCGGCGGCATGGCCCTGTTCGGGCTGAACGGCTTCGTGATCGGGCCGGTGATCGCCGCCCTCTTCATCGCCGCGTGGGACCTGTTCTCGAACGCGGACGAGTTCCACGGCGAGTAA
- a CDS encoding DEAD/DEAH box helicase, producing the protein MDIRSRPGHDFHPAVAAWFAASFPSATEAQRRAWPLIQAGRAVLVAAPTGSGKTLTAFLAAIDALVRESVASPLPDETRVLYVSPLKALSNDIRVNLLAPLEGIDRELVALGLPPHGIRSAVRTGDTPQAERNAARKRPPHILVSTPESLYVLLGSDSGRAMLSTVRTVIVDEIHAVAGSKRGSHLALSLERLEALCKSAPVRVGLSATQKPISLVAQFLAGAGRDCAIVDVGHVRARDLGLELPPVPLEAVMPNEVWERVYDRLAELAALHKTTLVFVNTRRMAERMARHLADRLGAGHVAAHHGSLAKEFRLDAEQRLKRGELRMLIATASLELGIDIGDVDLVCQIGSPRSIAAFLQRVGRSGHQVGGMPKGRLFPTSRDDLVECAALLDCVRRDELDTLHIPNAPLDVLAQQIVAEVGSREWHEDALFALVRQAMPYAALPRERFDAVLRMLTEGFNSRQGVRGAYLHRDAVSGTVRGRRGGRLTAVTSGGAIPDNADFTVVLEPGGQNVGTVHEDFAVESLAGDVFQLGNTSYRIMRVEAGKVRVEDAHGAAPNIPFWLGEAPGRSDELSFGVARLRGEIDRLLGERDDGAAAIEHAIDWLFEHLGLADEAARQIVEYLARARAALAALPTRDTLVMERFFDESGGMQLVLHAPYGSRVNRAWGLALRKRFCRTFNFELQAAATEDAIVLSLSESHSFPLDEVWRYLRSTSAEHILVQALLDAPLFNVRWRWNATTALALPRFAGGRKVAPQLMRMKSDDMLASVFPDQAACLENIVGERELPDHPLADQTLDDCLHEAMDAEGWLALLRRMEAGEVRLLARDLPAPSPLAMEILNARPYAFLDDAPLEERRTQAVLNRRWTDPASTDDMGALDSGAIEAVAEEAWPRVRNADEMHEALVALACVTRGEAAANDGWNDWLAALVKSGRATRLSGGGFDAWVALERLACLRAAYPDAVAQPALAIPARLETDEPWTRDAALVELLRARLSGFGPQGVAAIAAALALPESTVTIALAGLESEGYVMRGRFTPGAAGEEWCERHLLARIHRYTIRHLRREIEPVERQDFMRFLFDWQHVGEETRLQGADALPQALAQLEGYEAAAGAWESDLLAARVKEYSMLWLDELCRSGRIVWTRVGAPPSASGGPVRATPLVLLPRRQLALWHALPAVASEVQVSSRGARVLDALRAHGAMFFDELTMEARLLPAELEDTLGELVATGLVNADSFAGLRAMLVPANKRNAMDRKRRRGAGPTMEEAGRWALVRRAEGVTITERGAQAPGDIASRPASGRRPRTEPATLEHIAMTLLRRYGVMFWHLLEREAAWMPAWRELLPVYHRLEARGEIRGGRFVAGLSGEQFALPEAIPLLRDMRKRPHDASLVLVSGVDPLNLAGIVLPGEKVPALAGNRLLYRDGTPVATLVAGKFHYLGSPAPAEREALHARLVAPR; encoded by the coding sequence ATGGACATCCGTTCCCGCCCAGGGCACGATTTCCATCCTGCCGTGGCGGCCTGGTTCGCCGCCAGCTTCCCGTCGGCCACCGAGGCGCAGCGCCGCGCCTGGCCACTGATCCAGGCCGGCAGGGCGGTGCTGGTCGCCGCGCCGACCGGCTCGGGCAAGACCTTGACGGCCTTCCTGGCCGCCATCGACGCCCTGGTGCGCGAAAGCGTGGCGTCGCCGCTGCCGGACGAAACGCGGGTGCTGTACGTGTCGCCGCTGAAGGCGCTGTCGAACGATATCCGCGTCAACCTGCTGGCACCGCTCGAAGGCATCGACCGTGAACTGGTGGCGCTCGGCCTGCCGCCGCACGGCATCCGCAGCGCCGTGCGCACCGGCGACACGCCGCAGGCCGAGCGCAATGCGGCGCGCAAGCGCCCGCCGCACATCCTCGTCTCCACGCCGGAATCGCTGTACGTGCTGCTCGGCTCGGACAGTGGCCGTGCCATGCTGTCGACCGTGCGCACGGTGATCGTCGACGAGATCCACGCGGTGGCCGGCAGCAAGCGCGGCAGCCACCTGGCCCTGAGCCTGGAGCGGCTGGAGGCGCTGTGCAAGTCAGCCCCGGTGCGCGTCGGCCTGTCGGCCACGCAAAAGCCGATCTCGCTGGTCGCGCAATTCCTGGCGGGGGCCGGCCGCGACTGCGCGATCGTCGACGTCGGCCACGTGCGCGCCCGCGACCTGGGCCTGGAACTGCCGCCCGTGCCGCTGGAGGCGGTGATGCCGAACGAGGTGTGGGAACGGGTGTACGACCGGCTGGCCGAGCTGGCGGCCCTGCACAAGACCACGCTGGTGTTCGTCAACACACGGCGCATGGCCGAACGCATGGCGCGCCATCTGGCCGACCGCCTCGGCGCCGGGCACGTGGCGGCCCACCACGGCAGCCTCGCCAAGGAATTCCGGCTCGACGCGGAGCAGCGCCTGAAACGGGGCGAGCTGCGCATGCTGATCGCCACCGCCTCGCTGGAACTGGGCATCGATATCGGCGACGTGGACCTCGTGTGCCAGATCGGTTCACCGCGCAGCATCGCCGCCTTCCTGCAGCGGGTGGGCCGCTCCGGCCACCAGGTGGGCGGCATGCCGAAGGGCCGGCTGTTCCCCACCTCGCGCGACGACCTCGTGGAATGCGCCGCGCTGCTCGACTGCGTGCGGCGCGACGAGCTGGACACGCTGCACATCCCGAACGCCCCGCTCGACGTGCTGGCCCAGCAGATCGTGGCCGAAGTGGGAAGCCGCGAATGGCACGAGGATGCGCTGTTCGCGCTGGTGCGGCAGGCGATGCCCTACGCGGCATTGCCGCGCGAGCGCTTCGATGCCGTGCTGCGCATGCTGACGGAAGGCTTCAACAGCCGCCAAGGCGTGCGCGGCGCCTACCTGCACCGCGACGCCGTCAGCGGCACGGTGCGCGGCCGGCGCGGCGGGCGGCTGACGGCCGTCACCTCGGGCGGCGCGATTCCCGATAACGCCGACTTCACCGTGGTGCTCGAACCGGGCGGGCAGAACGTGGGCACCGTGCACGAGGACTTCGCCGTGGAGAGCCTGGCCGGCGACGTGTTCCAGCTCGGGAACACGTCGTACCGCATCATGCGTGTGGAGGCGGGCAAGGTGCGCGTGGAGGATGCGCACGGCGCGGCGCCGAACATCCCGTTCTGGCTGGGCGAAGCGCCGGGCCGCAGCGACGAGCTGTCCTTTGGTGTCGCGCGGCTGCGCGGCGAGATCGACCGCCTGCTGGGCGAACGCGACGACGGCGCGGCGGCCATCGAGCATGCGATCGACTGGCTGTTCGAGCACCTAGGCCTGGCCGACGAGGCGGCGCGGCAGATCGTCGAGTACCTGGCGCGGGCGCGCGCCGCGCTCGCCGCCCTGCCCACGCGCGATACGCTGGTGATGGAGCGCTTCTTCGACGAATCGGGCGGCATGCAGCTCGTGCTGCACGCGCCCTACGGCAGCCGCGTCAACCGGGCCTGGGGTCTGGCCCTGCGCAAGCGCTTCTGCCGCACCTTCAACTTCGAGCTGCAGGCGGCGGCCACCGAGGATGCGATCGTGCTGTCGCTGTCCGAAAGCCACAGCTTCCCGCTGGACGAAGTGTGGCGCTACCTGCGCTCCACCAGCGCCGAGCACATCCTGGTCCAGGCGCTGCTCGACGCACCGCTGTTCAACGTGCGCTGGCGCTGGAACGCAACGACCGCCCTGGCCCTGCCCCGCTTCGCCGGCGGGCGCAAGGTGGCGCCGCAGCTGATGCGCATGAAGAGCGACGACATGCTGGCCTCCGTGTTCCCCGACCAGGCGGCGTGCCTGGAAAACATCGTGGGCGAGCGGGAATTGCCCGACCACCCGCTGGCGGACCAGACGCTGGACGACTGCCTGCACGAGGCGATGGATGCGGAAGGCTGGCTGGCGCTGCTGCGCCGCATGGAGGCGGGCGAGGTCCGGCTGCTGGCGCGCGACCTGCCCGCGCCCTCGCCGCTGGCCATGGAAATCCTCAATGCCCGCCCCTACGCCTTCCTCGACGATGCGCCCCTGGAAGAGCGCCGCACGCAGGCGGTGCTGAACCGGCGCTGGACCGATCCGGCATCGACGGACGACATGGGCGCCCTCGATTCCGGCGCAATCGAGGCGGTGGCGGAGGAAGCCTGGCCGCGCGTGCGCAACGCCGATGAAATGCACGAGGCGCTCGTCGCGCTCGCGTGCGTAACGCGCGGCGAGGCGGCGGCCAACGATGGCTGGAACGACTGGCTGGCCGCCCTCGTGAAAAGCGGCCGCGCCACGCGGCTCTCCGGCGGCGGGTTCGACGCGTGGGTGGCGCTGGAACGGCTGGCCTGCCTGCGGGCCGCCTATCCCGATGCGGTGGCGCAGCCGGCGCTGGCGATTCCAGCGCGGCTGGAGACCGACGAGCCATGGACGCGCGACGCGGCACTGGTGGAACTGCTGCGCGCGCGCCTGTCCGGCTTCGGCCCGCAGGGCGTGGCCGCCATCGCCGCGGCGCTCGCCCTGCCGGAAAGCACGGTCACTATCGCGCTTGCCGGGCTGGAAAGCGAAGGCTATGTGATGCGCGGCCGCTTCACGCCCGGCGCGGCCGGCGAGGAGTGGTGCGAAAGGCACCTGCTGGCGCGCATCCATCGCTACACGATCCGCCACCTGCGGCGCGAGATCGAACCGGTGGAGCGGCAGGATTTCATGCGCTTCCTGTTCGACTGGCAGCACGTCGGCGAGGAGACGCGGCTGCAAGGCGCCGACGCGCTGCCGCAGGCGCTGGCGCAGCTGGAAGGGTACGAGGCGGCAGCGGGCGCCTGGGAAAGCGACCTGCTTGCCGCACGGGTGAAGGAATACTCGATGCTGTGGCTCGACGAGCTGTGCCGGTCCGGCCGCATCGTGTGGACGCGCGTGGGCGCGCCGCCCAGCGCCAGCGGCGGCCCGGTGCGCGCCACCCCGCTGGTGCTGCTGCCGCGCCGGCAGCTCGCGCTGTGGCATGCGCTGCCGGCGGTGGCCAGCGAGGTGCAGGTCTCATCGCGCGGCGCGCGCGTGCTCGATGCCTTGCGCGCCCACGGCGCCATGTTCTTCGACGAGCTGACGATGGAAGCGCGCCTGCTACCGGCCGAACTGGAAGACACGCTGGGCGAACTGGTGGCCACGGGTCTCGTGAACGCGGACAGCTTCGCCGGCCTGCGCGCCATGCTGGTGCCGGCGAACAAACGCAATGCGATGGACCGCAAGCGCCGCCGCGGCGCCGGGCCGACGATGGAGGAAGCGGGCCGCTGGGCGCTGGTGCGCCGCGCCGAGGGCGTGACCATCACCGAGCGCGGCGCGCAGGCGCCCGGCGATATCGCCAGCCGTCCCGCGTCCGGCCGCCGGCCGCGCACCGAACCGGCCACCCTGGAACACATCGCCATGACCTTGCTGCGCCGCTACGGCGTGATGTTCTGGCACCTGCTGGAGCGGGAAGCGGCCTGGATGCCCGCCTGGCGCGAGCTGCTGCCGGTCTATCACCGCCTGGAGGCGCGCGGCGAGATCCGCGGCGGGCGCTTCGTGGCTGGCCTGTCGGGCGAACAGTTCGCACTGCCCGAGGCGATCCCGCTCCTGCGCGACATGCGCAAGCGGCCGCACGACGCCAGCCTGGTACTGGTCTCCGGCGTCGATCCGCTGAACCTCGCCGGCATCGTGCTGCCGGGCGAAAAAGTGCCCGCGCTGGCCGGCAACCGCTTGCTGTACCGCGACGGAACGCCGGTGGCCACGCTCGTCGCGGGCAAGTTCCACTACCTCGGTTCGCCCGCGCCGGCCGAGCGCGAGGCGCTGCACGCGCGGCTGGTGGCGCCGCGCTAG
- a CDS encoding PAS domain-containing protein, translating to MSTQAPSTLLAPALGWQLFESSPDCMKLLDAAGCVLAMNGNGLRAMEIGDFSSVAGLAWKSLWPAASHADIDAAIATARDGGTGQFQGMCPTAAGTPKWWDVRIAPVVNPGDGGHCLLVISRNITETRQAERELRAANARMNEIFRQAPAVICVLGGPEHVVELVNDRYLRLVGNRDPVGQPIRRALPEIEGQGYFELLDTVYRTGEPFAGADMPVLLQRHPGMPLERRYVDIVYTPLRDADGQVTGILANAVDVTPRKQAELALYESRERFEKIVSQAATGVVEMDVMGNIVFVNRKYRDMLGYEGDELIGRNVVEVTAPGSLEATLDAMSRLLHDGVGVVIDKHYRRRDGTLMPATSSVNALRDQNGKIHGLVAIVLDTTERERVAQELRASEERYRTLFESMDQGFCIIEMIAGPDGRYADYRFLEMNRMFEEHTGLKGAAGCTAKQLVPGLDEFWVDTYGQVARTGKPVRFESEAAAMQRWFDVYATPSGGPGSGRVALLFTDITARKAADEHLRRLAADLSEADRHKTEFLATLAHELRNPLAPIRSGLGVMRLSNDSGPAVRKVREMMERQVEHMVHLIDDLLDVARISGGKLKLKKTRADLRQVLAGAVETSLPAIEAGRHALTVDMAEEPLEAEVDVVRIAQVVANLLNNAAKYTPPGGAIRLSAVRDGGMAVITVADSGVGLAPESIGKLFEMFSQIGRNLDLAQGGLGIGLSLVRRLVEKHGGQVSASSAGIGAGSQFVVRLPLLGGAGTAAPAEDVPADGAMPDASTLNVLVVDDNVDAATALAMLLELDGHAVRIAHGGLAAMETVRGFTPDIAFLDIGMPGMNGYETARAMRALPRLAGIRLVALTGWGTETDRGRSSEAGFDHHLTKPAQIAEVRAILAGMARNRRA from the coding sequence ATGTCGACCCAAGCACCGTCAACCCTGCTCGCCCCCGCGCTGGGCTGGCAATTGTTCGAAAGCAGCCCGGATTGCATGAAGCTGCTCGATGCCGCGGGCTGCGTGCTGGCCATGAACGGCAACGGCCTGCGGGCGATGGAGATCGGCGATTTCTCCAGCGTGGCCGGGCTGGCGTGGAAGTCCCTGTGGCCCGCGGCCAGCCATGCCGATATCGACGCGGCCATCGCCACGGCGCGCGATGGCGGCACCGGCCAGTTCCAGGGCATGTGCCCGACCGCCGCGGGCACGCCGAAGTGGTGGGACGTGCGGATCGCGCCCGTCGTGAATCCCGGCGACGGCGGCCATTGCCTGCTCGTCATTTCCCGCAACATCACCGAGACGCGGCAAGCCGAGCGCGAGCTGCGCGCGGCCAACGCGCGCATGAACGAGATCTTCCGCCAGGCGCCGGCCGTGATCTGCGTGCTGGGCGGTCCCGAGCACGTGGTGGAACTGGTCAACGACCGCTACCTGCGGCTGGTCGGCAACCGCGACCCGGTCGGGCAGCCGATCCGTCGGGCGCTGCCGGAAATCGAAGGCCAAGGGTATTTCGAACTGCTCGACACCGTGTATCGCACCGGCGAACCGTTCGCCGGTGCCGACATGCCGGTGTTGCTGCAACGGCACCCCGGCATGCCCCTCGAGAGGCGCTACGTCGACATCGTCTATACCCCGCTGCGCGACGCCGACGGGCAGGTGACCGGCATCCTGGCCAATGCGGTCGACGTCACGCCGCGCAAGCAAGCCGAGCTGGCGCTGTACGAAAGCCGCGAGCGGTTCGAGAAGATCGTCAGCCAGGCCGCCACCGGGGTCGTCGAGATGGATGTGATGGGCAATATCGTGTTCGTCAACCGCAAGTATCGCGACATGCTGGGTTACGAGGGCGATGAGCTCATCGGCCGCAACGTGGTCGAAGTGACGGCGCCCGGTTCGCTGGAAGCCACGCTCGACGCCATGTCCCGCCTGCTGCACGACGGCGTGGGCGTGGTGATCGACAAGCACTACCGGCGCAGGGATGGCACGCTGATGCCCGCCACCAGCAGCGTGAACGCCTTGCGCGATCAGAACGGCAAGATCCATGGCCTGGTGGCGATCGTGCTCGATACCACCGAGCGCGAGCGGGTCGCGCAGGAACTGCGCGCGAGCGAGGAGCGCTACCGCACGCTGTTCGAATCGATGGACCAGGGCTTCTGCATCATCGAGATGATCGCCGGGCCCGATGGCCGCTACGCCGATTACCGCTTCCTCGAGATGAACCGCATGTTCGAGGAACACACGGGGCTGAAGGGCGCGGCCGGGTGCACGGCGAAGCAATTGGTGCCCGGCCTGGACGAGTTCTGGGTCGACACCTACGGCCAGGTGGCGCGCACCGGCAAGCCGGTGCGCTTCGAAAGCGAGGCGGCGGCGATGCAGCGGTGGTTCGACGTGTACGCCACCCCCAGCGGCGGGCCCGGCAGCGGCCGCGTGGCGCTGCTGTTCACCGACATCACGGCGCGCAAGGCGGCCGACGAACACCTGCGCCGGCTGGCGGCCGACCTCTCCGAGGCGGACCGCCACAAGACCGAATTCCTGGCCACGCTGGCGCACGAGCTGCGCAATCCGCTGGCGCCGATCCGCAGCGGCCTGGGCGTGATGCGCCTGTCGAACGACAGCGGCCCGGCCGTGCGGAAGGTGCGCGAGATGATGGAGCGCCAGGTGGAGCACATGGTGCACCTGATCGACGACCTGCTCGACGTGGCGCGCATCAGCGGTGGCAAGCTGAAGTTGAAGAAGACCCGCGCCGACCTGCGCCAGGTGCTGGCCGGCGCGGTGGAGACGAGCCTTCCGGCCATCGAGGCGGGCCGCCATGCGTTGACGGTGGACATGGCCGAGGAGCCGCTGGAAGCGGAGGTCGACGTGGTTCGCATCGCCCAGGTCGTGGCCAACCTGCTCAACAACGCCGCCAAGTACACGCCGCCAGGCGGCGCGATCCGACTATCGGCGGTGCGCGACGGCGGCATGGCCGTGATCACGGTGGCCGACAGCGGGGTGGGCCTGGCGCCCGAATCGATCGGCAAGCTGTTTGAGATGTTCAGCCAGATCGGCCGCAACCTCGACCTGGCGCAGGGCGGCCTGGGCATCGGCTTGTCGCTGGTGCGGCGGCTGGTGGAAAAGCACGGCGGCCAGGTGAGCGCCAGCAGCGCCGGAATTGGCGCCGGCAGCCAGTTCGTGGTGCGCCTGCCGCTGCTGGGCGGCGCCGGGACCGCCGCGCCGGCGGAGGACGTGCCCGCCGACGGCGCGATGCCCGACGCGTCGACACTGAACGTGCTGGTGGTGGACGACAACGTCGATGCCGCCACCGCGCTGGCGATGCTGCTGGAGCTCGACGGCCACGCCGTCCGCATCGCCCACGGCGGGCTGGCCGCGATGGAGACCGTGCGCGGCTTCACGCCGGACATCGCCTTCCTCGATATCGGCATGCCGGGCATGAACGGCTACGAGACGGCGCGGGCGATGCGCGCGCTGCCGCGCCTCGCGGGCATCCGTCTCGTCGCGCTCACCGGCTGGGGCACCGAGACCGACCGCGGCCGGTCGAGCGAGGCGGGCTTCGACCATCATCTCACCAAGCCGGCGCAGATCGCCGAGGTGCGGGCAATCCTGGCCGGCATGGCGCGCAATCGGCGTGCCTAG